A section of the candidate division WOR-3 bacterium genome encodes:
- a CDS encoding S41 family peptidase has translation MRTYKKIHFIHIVLVVFLISGFVFARQNNTLTELQQKAIIDELCRKIENIYPFPEIAEHTVSGLQEYYKQGKYRDYTDKSEFASNLTVDLEQLSNDTHFYLAYNPEFAAELTAAEDEEVLLDSLTAHGADIERWNNYGFRELKILDGAIGYMDLRLFFAPYYAGDVAVAAMNFFTNCNAIIIDLRHNGGGWDYMVNFLLSYFAESHDEVIFSVEQNTIDSMYYAGKTVSYVPGKRLTGIPVYVLISSSTASGAEAFASKIKYINSKAVLVGETSAGAENPIGTIVIAAEYILDIPSWRTVYQKYATDWEGGGVAPDIEVASEDALAAAHIHALRRLGGTAVEKKAKDKYEWALDGVLAIYEPVSLPGEVLKSYAGNYGNRDIYFEDGMLYYQYKKRTKRLMLPVREDYFVIENYDFFRVRFAKDKGRVTVLEEIFTDGSVTRSTRTD, from the coding sequence ATGAGAACATACAAAAAAATCCACTTTATACATATTGTTCTGGTCGTTTTTTTGATCTCTGGTTTTGTGTTTGCCCGGCAGAACAATACATTGACCGAACTGCAGCAGAAAGCGATAATCGATGAACTTTGTAGGAAAATAGAAAATATATATCCGTTCCCGGAAATAGCCGAACACACTGTATCTGGGCTGCAGGAATACTACAAACAGGGGAAATACAGAGACTATACCGACAAAAGCGAGTTCGCCAGTAATCTAACAGTAGACCTGGAGCAATTGAGTAACGATACGCATTTTTATCTTGCATACAATCCTGAGTTTGCGGCCGAGTTAACAGCGGCGGAAGATGAGGAAGTTCTGTTGGATTCGCTCACCGCACACGGGGCAGATATTGAGAGATGGAACAATTATGGTTTCAGAGAATTGAAGATATTGGATGGTGCTATAGGTTACATGGATTTGAGATTATTTTTTGCGCCCTACTATGCAGGGGACGTTGCTGTTGCAGCAATGAATTTTTTCACCAACTGCAACGCGATTATCATTGATCTCCGGCACAACGGTGGTGGCTGGGATTATATGGTGAATTTCCTTTTGAGTTACTTCGCCGAATCCCACGATGAGGTTATTTTTAGCGTAGAGCAGAATACTATAGATAGTATGTACTATGCTGGAAAGACCGTCTCTTATGTACCTGGCAAGCGGCTTACCGGTATTCCGGTCTACGTGCTTATCTCGAGCAGTACGGCTTCGGGGGCCGAGGCATTTGCGTCAAAGATCAAATACATAAACAGTAAGGCAGTACTGGTGGGTGAAACGAGTGCCGGCGCCGAGAATCCGATCGGCACAATCGTAATTGCCGCTGAATACATTTTGGACATTCCTTCATGGCGAACCGTGTACCAGAAATACGCGACGGACTGGGAAGGTGGTGGAGTTGCACCGGACATAGAGGTCGCGTCTGAAGACGCGCTCGCCGCGGCTCATATTCACGCACTCCGCAGATTGGGCGGGACGGCGGTTGAGAAGAAAGCCAAAGATAAATATGAGTGGGCGCTGGATGGGGTTCTGGCGATCTATGAGCCTGTATCGTTGCCGGGAGAAGTATTAAAATCATATGCCGGTAATTATGGGAATAGAGATATCTATTTTGAAGATGGCATGTTGTATTATCAGTACAAGAAGAGAACAAAAAGATTAATGCTGCCGGTACGAGAAGATTACTTTGTGATTGAAAATTACGATTTCTTCCGTGTCAGATTTGCGAAGGATAAAGGACGAGTTACTGTTCTCGAAGAGATATTCACCGACGGCAGTGTTACGCGGAGTACGAGAACTGATTAG